CACGGTCATGCTCCCACTGTTGGGTCCGCAGGCTTCATGCTAGCTGGCGGTCAAGGCTGGTTTGTTCGAGGCTGGGGCGCGACGAACCAAACATggatcaccaagatcgaaATGGTTGTTCCTGATGGCCGCACGCTCATTGCCAGCCGTACCGAGAACCAAGATCTCTTCTGGGCAGCCCGTGGTAGTGGCATGGGCTTCTTCGCTGTCGTCACACGTTTCTGGGGTCGCACAATTGAGAGATCAACCATGTGGGAGAAGACTCTCAAGTTTGTGATCAATGATGACAACTACATGGCCCTGATGAGTTGGGCCATTGAGCGTGGCCGAGATACTCCCAAGTATGGCACTGATCTGAACTTGACGATCGACTACCGTGAGAAGTATGATCCGGCTTACACCACGGACGACGTTCCTCCTGATGCGACGCTTGTTCTCACTCTGAACAATCTTTGCTATACCGATACGCAAAGAGAAGCCCGCACTCTACTCAGCGCATATGATAGGATCACACCTGAGATTGCTGACTATCTCATCGAGTCAAAGCCTGTCCAGGTTCGAACATTTGAAGAGGTGTTTGCCCGTAAGCGTACTTTCCTGGGTAACGCTGGTCAAGAGCGGTGGTCTATCAACAGTATTATGAATGACCCAGACGTCCCCCTGGCCCGAGTAAGTCTATCTCCAGAAGCGAACGTGGTACGTGACACTAACCATCCTTGTCCAActgcagcttcttgaaggCATCCGACCTGccatgctcaagctgccGACTCGtgtctcttctgtcttcATCTGCCACTGCGACATCAAgccagatgaagatgacgcCTGCTTGAGTCTGCCTCAAGACCTGTACATCTCAACACTCACTGGCTGGACCGACCCCAAGCTAGAGCCCGCCATCATGCAGCCCATGCGTGACTATTACAGACAGGCGTTCCCTGTTGCTGTGGGCCAGTACATCACCGATATCGATGTCAACTGTGAAGATGCCAATGTGAGTAGAGCCAATCCCGCGGCCCAATTATTTACTGACGTGTTGTTCTCTTCCTATAGTCCAAGGTCATGAGTGATACTGCGTTGGCCAAGTTCCTTCGTATTCGTGAGAAATACGACCCCAAGGAGCTGTTTCCTACCTACAAGGCCTTTGTCAAGACGTCGGAGAAGATTAACAAGCTACAAAACAAGTCAAGACTGTAGAGTGTAGACTATGGAGAGGTGATTTAGTATAGCCTGTTACAATAAAGGTGTGATTTCTCTAAGTTTACGCCCATTCAGAAGTTGGGCCTACACGGCTGCGTATGGTGAATGTGATTGTGAGACTCAGGTGGCAGTAATGTGACATCATCATATGTGAATAAGCCATAAATGCATTATTTAGCGTTAATCGCAACATTGCCATACGTGCAACTTACATGCAGGCACCAAATAATGCAACACTCCTTTGCGGCGTGCCTTCATTGGTCATTACGCATCACTGTTAGGGAATCCTGAATATGTCGACATTCATATTTCACACGCCGCCATCCGGGTTTCGTGATGCTCTTGGAGTTACAACTGATTTGACCGGGCCTTGCAAATGTTCTCATGATCTCGCCACATAAGCTGGTAAAAATGCAATCACATCTCTATATTTCCAAGATGCTCTACCAAGACCCTTATCTTATGACTGCACGGTGAAGCCCATCCCCTCCCATCCTGCCCGAACCTTGTTCTTTATTTCCTCCGGGTACGACTTATTGAAGCTACATTCCCTAAAGTTCCTCTTTCCCTGGTACTCAATTGGCATCAAGCAGTCTGAAATAACCTTACCGCCTTGAGTTGGATTGCCGTGTGGCCCGTGAGACATGTACGGCGTAATTGGATGGCCTCTAACCTCCTCGAACAAAATCTCGTCCTTACCAGGGCGACATCGAGTGACTACAGCCCACATGACATCGTTCCAGTCAAAaacgtcaacatcatcgccaactaAGATGATACGGTTGACAAGCATGCAGCTCTTGTCCTTGAATGCAAGGTCACCTATCCTCTCACATAGCTCGGCCGAACTAGTTTTCAAGTCACCCAGTTTCTCTGCATCAACTTGAAGCGCACACCAAGTGGCGTATGTCTCGAGGGGACAGTTGGCTTCCTTGATGGGAAGTCCTTCACGCTGTAACAGCTCGAGAAGTTCAGCAGATGCAAGCGCTGCTGTTGTGTGCTGTGGGTGTCTTCAATTAGTATAGTCATACGGAATGAGGCTGAAGGGAAGTGCCTCACCGATTCATCTGTGATACGGCCCGGGACAGACACAGGCATAATGGCATCATTGCGATATGTGATGGCGTCAACAGTAAACAAAGGCTGCATTCTTTGATCCCCCTCGAAGATCACCCCCATATAATCCTCAAAGGGACCTTCATACGCCTTGTCAGTCAGCGAGAACGTGCCCTCGAAGACAATTTCAGAGTTGGCAGGGACAAGGAGATCATTAAGCTCGCatttgacgagatcaagcgGCTTGCCGACTAATGCGCCAACGTATTCAGCTTCGGAAACACCCTCTGGTACCGGCATGGCAGCAGCCAATGACGCAGCTGGGGGAATGCCAAAGGCCAAGGCCCAGGGAACTTCCGTTTTGCCCGCAGCCAACCAGGCATCACGGATCATAGAATTGTGCTGGCCGCCTCCGACAAGACAGACAATACGATTCTTATCGTAGACCATTCCGCGAAAGATAGACCAGTTCGTCCAACTTCCATCAGGCATTTGGAGGACATGTACACCGTACGTTTGGATGTACTtgccaccatcaccagtgTGAAGATAAGGTACTGGTAGAGTGGTAAGATCAACCTTGTCTCCCATAATCTTGTTGTCCTTGCATGGGCCAGATGGGAGCACATTCGGAGGCAGGACTTTAGCCCTCTTACCCGATTGCCATCTGTCGCATATCTCCTTCCAACTGGCAGTAGGCTCCAATCCAAGACTCCTAGCTATTCGGCCATATCTGTCTTTCTCGTTCGGCCGAAGACTAGCTGCGTTGCCCGCGACACGCCACAGACCGTCACGCGCACCTTTGATGTTATTGAAGAGAGGGGCTTTGTCGTTGACTTCACTAACACGTCGGATAATCGCACCGAGTTCTAAATGAGGGTCGACTTCAGTGTTGATTTCGACCAAATCGTTGTCGTGGCGTAGCATGTCTAGAAACTTGCGGTAGTCGAGTTGCGCCTCTTGGGGGTCTGGTCCCTGAGAGGTGCTGTATCTTTTGCGGAATGGCATAGTGTCAGAAATGCGTCCTCGCTCCATTAAGGTGCTGGTTAGGACTCTTGGGGATAGCAGACGCAGCTTACTCAGTGCTTGTAGCATTGCGCTCAGATGGAAAGTTTGGCATTGGGATACTCAATCGTTTAGAAGCATCCAGTTACGTCAATTGGCAACATTATCATCCATTTGAAGAACATTGCCGTCACTTCCAGTATAAGGTCGTGAATGGTCCAGTTACAGCGGATGTTTACCACTGACATCTAGCGGTCGGACGCTAATTTAGGAACGAGTTCGGGGCCCTGCGGAATCCTCCGACGATGCCAAACGCTAGCGAGCCAGTGTGCCAATGGAATTGAGAACGCCAGCGGCTGACTCAATGCATCAGCATACTTCTGTGGCCTTCACAGAATTTCGGCCTTCCAATTCGAAGCACCTTGCATCGCCACGTGGGGCGAAAGTTTGCGGAATCAAAACGCCTTTAGTACAGTTTCTCGATTGCCATGCCATACATAGTTGTCAACAGCTCCTGACGGTCTCCAATGCAAGTCAATCTTGATCACACTGCCTTTTTTGGAGTAACCGCCACTACTCCATATATCGCAATTCCAATCTTGATATGAGAAAGCCTGCTCAGCTCCGGCGCATTCAGTCGCCTTCAAAGTTATTATCTGATCGTGGATTACAGTGTCAACGCCAGAACCCTCTTTTCCCTCAACCAAAGCAAACATCCAGACGCAGTTTTACTGTTCCAAGCAAGCACCTGAACCCACCACCAGCTTTCGCCTCATCCTCTATTCATCAGGTGCCATCTCCCCCTCGTCGCATTGTTGTAGGGATCACCGGGGCCACAGGAGCACCATACGCCATCGCTTTGCTGCGACTTCTGCGTCAACTTGGCATAGAGACGCATGTTGTCATTAGTAAATGGGCGCTAGCGACTCTCAAGTACGAGACGACCATGACTGAAGAGCAGATCCGTTCACTAGCATACGCCAATTACACTGCAAGAGACGTTTCAGCCCCCATCGCATCAGGTTCATTCCAACATGACGGTATGGTCATTGTGCCCTGCAGTATGAAGACACTAGCAGCTATAAGAAGCGGCTACTGCGATGATCTCATCTCCCGGGCGGCGGATGTGACCTTGAAGGAGAATAGGCGATTACTCATGGCTGTGCGAGAGACACCGTTGAGTGATGTCCACTTGGACAACATGCTATTCCTACGGAGAGCTGGGGCTATCATATTTCCGCCTGTTCCTGCGTTCTACACAAACCCTGGCAGTCTGGAGGATGTGGTTGACCAGAGCGTGGGGCGCATGTTGGACTTGATGGGAATTCACACGGATGGATTTGAGAGATGGGACgggttcaagaagaacaagtcagTAGTGAGACCAGTGCAGGCTAACATAGCATCTCATGCCTAATTCTATTCATAATATACTTGTTCAAGACTGCCATAGAAGTGAACCGGGACTAAGAGTAGGCCATTTGTCCATAGACATT
This region of Fusarium verticillioides 7600 chromosome 3, whole genome shotgun sequence genomic DNA includes:
- a CDS encoding 3-octaprenyl-4-hydroxybenzoate carboxy-lyase UbiX, producing the protein MRKPAQLRRIQSPSKLLSDRGLQCQRQNPLFPQPKQTSRRSFTVPSKHLNPPPAFASSSIHQVPSPPRRIVVGITGATGAPYAIALLRLLRQLGIETHVVISKWALATLKYETTMTEEQIRSLAYANYTARDVSAPIASGSFQHDGMVIVPCSMKTLAAIRSGYCDDLISRAADVTLKENRRLLMAVRETPLSDVHLDNMLFLRRAGAIIFPPVPAFYTNPGSLEDVVDQSVGRMLDLMGIHTDGFERWDGFKKNKSVVRPVQANIASHA